In Bacillus pumilus, the sequence CGCTGCCAAAGCCGTTTTCCTCGTTTCACACTGTCTCACCTGCTTTTTGCACAGCTTATATACCAACAGGCACGATGTACATCCCTGTTTCTGCATCCTGTCTAATCGTGACGGACACATGATAAATGTGCCGCACCATCTCTTCAGTTAACACATCGTTTGGCTGTCCTTCACTGATGATCTGTCCATCCTTCATTGCAATGATGACATCGCTGTAGCGAACAGCCTGATTCATATCGTGCAGCACCATGACAATCGTTAATCCATGCACAACATTGAGCTCTCGAATGAGCTCAAGAATGTCAAATTGATAGTAAATATCCAAATAAGTTGTCGGTTCATCTAGGAAAAGGATCGGTGTTTTTTGCGCAAGTGCCATTGCAATCCATACACGCTGCCGTTCCCCACCTGATAGTGAGGCGAGCGGCACTTTTCGTTTTTCCGTTAGCTTTGTACTGGACAGCGCCCACTCAATCGCTCTCTCATCCTCTTCCTTGTCATCCCCGCGCATCGTCTGGTACGGCGTTCTCCCAAATGCCACGACCCGTTCGATCGTTAAATCAAGCGGCGCTTCATTTTGCTGATGAACGACAGCGAGCTTTTTTGCCAGTTCCCTTGGCTTGAACGCACTCAGCTCTTGGCCATCTAAGTGAATCTGTCCTTTATTGGGACAATGATTATTCGCCATCAAGGAAAGCAGCGTGGATTTTCCCGAGCCATTTGGACCGATAATGGTTGTGATTTTCCCCTGTTCAATCTGTGTTGTGACCGATTGAACGATGCTCTTCTGCTGGTCATAGGAGAATGACACCTCACGAATGTCCATGGAGACGGTCCCCCCTTCTTAATAAAAAGATAAGAAACGGCCCGCCAATGACGGCCATGATCGTAGAAGCAGGGATTTCATTTGGTGCTACAAGCGTTCTGCCAAGCGTATCAGCTGTCAAAATGAGCAAAGCCCCACTTAACGCAGAAAATGGAATCAGTACCCGGTGATCCGAGCCGACAAGCCTTCTTGAAATGTGCGGAATGAGCAAGCCGACAAAGGCAATCACACCCGCTACCGCAGCTGTCACCGCTGCTAGTAAAACCGCAGTCATTGAAATCAAAAGGCGCATTCTGGTCACACGCAATCCTAAATTTTTCGCCGTCTTATCCTGAAGAGCCAAGAGGTTACACCATCTGCTAAAGAAAAGTGCAACGACAAGGCCAACGATGCCATAGACGCCAATTAAACGGACATCTCCCCACGTTTTCATCGTGAGATTCGACTGCCCTGACTGATTCATCGTGATATTGAAATAGCTGCAAATGGTAACAAATGCTTCTGCCATCCCTGTAAACATGGCATTGATGGCGATCCCAACCAAAATCATACGGATTGGGCTCAAACCACCCTTCCAAGACAGAACGTATACAAGAAAACATGCAATGCCCCCGCCTAATACCGAAAATAAAGGAGAGTAGAAATAAAATTGAGGAAGCGCTGTAATCGCCATTAAAGAAAAGAAGCTGGCTCCTGATGAAATACCAATGACGCCGGCATCAGCTAATGGATTCCTCATGACCGACTGCAATAGTACACCGGAGACAGATAAGGCTGCCCCTGTAAACATCGCGATGAGCATGCGGGGGATTCTCAAATCTTTAATGATTTCTACCTGTGCATGTTGACCGGTGATGAGCCCTTCCAATAATTCAATCGGAGTGACATGAATACTCCCAGTAATGGCAGAATAAATAAAAACGCCAACCAGTAAGAGACTGACTATCAGAAATAAAATCCCTGTTTTTTTCATCTTGAACGTCCTTTTATCATTAAGATTCGCCGCTTATGACGGATACAACATACGTGTCAATTCCTCTAATGCCTCTGCTGCCTTTAAATTGCCTGTTGTCCCGAATAAGCTTTCTTCTAGGTCGTACACCCGGTCTTGTTTTACCGCGTTAAAATGCTTCCAGATGTCATTTGTTTTGAATTCTTGATCAAACATGCGGACGACTTCATCTGGCATCCCATGTGCGGCCCGGAGAATGATATCTGGATTGGCTTTTTGTAAATACTCTGTATTGGATGCCAAATACTCCATTTTTTCACCTTTGACAATGTTCTCTCCTCCTGCGATACGCACAAGATCACCGATATATGAATTCTCTGTCGCCACCAAATAACTGCCTGGTACACCAAGCAGAATCAGAACGGACGGTTTGCGCTTTCCCTTCGTCCTCTCTTGTATGTCTTTCTTTTTTTGTTCAAAGTCAGACACAATGCGTTTGGCTTGTTTCTTTCTGTCATACTGATCACCAAGCTTCGTGATGGCCTTCTCCATGTTGTCCAGGCTTTCAAGATTTAAGTATGTGGCAGGGACACCTGCTTGTTGAAAGGGTGTCTCTAAATCATATTGAAGGGTCGTGACAGACAGGACATCTGTCGGTTGAAGTGATTGGATGATTTCCATGTCCGGGCTCATTGGATTGCCGACTTCTGGCAGTCCTTTGTAACGAGCTGGCAAGGATTTTTGACTTGTTGGCACCCCGACAAGATCCACCTCTAAAGCATCCATGATCTCCACAGCAGCTACAGTCGTTGCCACAATCCGCGCATTTGATTCCGCGCTTTTCTTGCCTTTCGCTGAGCTTTCAGCCGACTGTGAGCACCCCGACAAGATCACGCACACACTTAAAGCAGCGATCAGGGAACGTGACATTCGATGCTTCAAAAACAGAAGCCTCCTTTCGAAAAAAGAGAGTGGATGCGCCGAGAGAAATGGCGCATCTCACTTAAAATAAACCATCTATCTTGCCTTAGTTTGATACTTTCTCACGAGCACGAATAACGACCCGCCGAATAAAAGAATATACCCCCAGAGAAGAGAGGGATCTCCTGTTTTCGGATTCAGCTGGCCTGTCTCAGACTTGGTTTGGTCATCTGATGGCGTAAATGTCATCTGCTCTGCGCCCGTTTCCTCTGGTGCCAGATTCACAAGCTGATTCGTTTGAGAATCGTGATCATTTGGATTTTTGACAAAGCCGATACTCTCATCGTCTCCGATAACCGTGGCAATCCCGCTGCCTTCACCATGTGCGATTCCTTTCGTGTCATAGATAAGTTTGACATCGTACTTCTCATGGTAATTCGCAGCTGGAATGTCAATTTTCACACGTGCTTCCTGGTCACCGCTTAAACTTTTTGCTTCATATTGAATCACTCGTGTATCTGCTTTTTGATCTGTTTTTGCGACAAGAGTCTCTTCATATTTCCCGCCTGTCCCTACTTGGAAGGATGTGATGGCTGAGCTGTTCTTCACTGTATATGAAACGAAATGGCGGCCATTTTTCACCACCAATGTCGCAGGGCTCACGACGTAATCGTTCATACGAGAAGGCTCATCCTTGTCTGCTTTCTTCATTGAAAAAGGAAGCTTGTATACACCATCTTTTAGCTGAGCTGTCTCTTGACCAGCTCCACCGTTATTTGTTTCTGGTGCTGGTGTATTTGGTTTTGGTGTTTCTGGAGTGGCTGGTGTTTCTTCCTCTACCTGACCGTCCTTAAGTGGAGAGATACTCTTTGAATCAAATTGAAAACGAATATCGTAGGTTTGGTCATAATTAGCAGCTGCCACCACAATGTGTACTTTTCCTTTAACCGCTTTTTTCAAATCAGCCACATCAAATGAGACGACTCTTGTGTTCTTTGCTTGATCTGTGCCGACGGTCTTCACTTCTTGATAAGAGCCGTTTTTCTCTGTTTTCAAAGAAGCAACAGACGTATTGTCCTTCACCGTAAAGGAAATGGTTTGCTTTCCGTTTTTGACGGTTAAGGATGCAGGATGTGAGAAGTATTGGTTCATCCGAGATGCCTCGTCCTCATCCCCTTTTAGCACACTGTAATTGACACGATACACACCATCTTTTAATTGATTTTGCGCAGAATCATCTGGCTTTGTACCGTTTTGATCATCTGGTTTTGTTTCGTTATCGTCTGGCTTTGTGCCATTTTGATCATCTGGTTTTGTTTCGCTATCGTCTGGCTTTGTGCCATTTTGATCATCTGGTTTTGTTTCGTTA encodes:
- a CDS encoding FecCD family ABC transporter permease — translated: MKKTGILFLIVSLLLVGVFIYSAITGSIHVTPIELLEGLITGQHAQVEIIKDLRIPRMLIAMFTGAALSVSGVLLQSVMRNPLADAGVIGISSGASFFSLMAITALPQFYFYSPLFSVLGGGIACFLVYVLSWKGGLSPIRMILVGIAINAMFTGMAEAFVTICSYFNITMNQSGQSNLTMKTWGDVRLIGVYGIVGLVVALFFSRWCNLLALQDKTAKNLGLRVTRMRLLISMTAVLLAAVTAAVAGVIAFVGLLIPHISRRLVGSDHRVLIPFSALSGALLILTADTLGRTLVAPNEIPASTIMAVIGGPFLIFLLRRGDRLHGHS
- the isdE gene encoding heme ABC transporter substrate-binding protein IsdE, with the protein product MKHRMSRSLIAALSVCVILSGCSQSAESSAKGKKSAESNARIVATTVAAVEIMDALEVDLVGVPTSQKSLPARYKGLPEVGNPMSPDMEIIQSLQPTDVLSVTTLQYDLETPFQQAGVPATYLNLESLDNMEKAITKLGDQYDRKKQAKRIVSDFEQKKKDIQERTKGKRKPSVLILLGVPGSYLVATENSYIGDLVRIAGGENIVKGEKMEYLASNTEYLQKANPDIILRAAHGMPDEVVRMFDQEFKTNDIWKHFNAVKQDRVYDLEESLFGTTGNLKAAEALEELTRMLYPS
- a CDS encoding ABC transporter ATP-binding protein produces the protein MDIREVSFSYDQQKSIVQSVTTQIEQGKITTIIGPNGSGKSTLLSLMANNHCPNKGQIHLDGQELSAFKPRELAKKLAVVHQQNEAPLDLTIERVVAFGRTPYQTMRGDDKEEDERAIEWALSSTKLTEKRKVPLASLSGGERQRVWIAMALAQKTPILFLDEPTTYLDIYYQFDILELIRELNVVHGLTIVMVLHDMNQAVRYSDVIIAMKDGQIISEGQPNDVLTEEMVRHIYHVSVTIRQDAETGMYIVPVGI
- a CDS encoding NEAT domain-containing protein translates to MKRLFHLKAAILLVLFSLLTAFQIPQGTAQAASFVDGEYTVGFTILKNGSTEASMMDTYTEKPAKLIVENGKTTAYVTLKQSKEITDFKVEQNGALVTTETVSEDETANTRVIKFDVADLSAKLNGWVKIYWDLGGFIYDEAYDVQLAFDQSSLTLVTPAKPDDNETKPDDQNGTKPDDSETKPDDQNGTKPDDNETKPDDQNGTKPDDSAQNQLKDGVYRVNYSVLKGDEDEASRMNQYFSHPASLTVKNGKQTISFTVKDNTSVASLKTEKNGSYQEVKTVGTDQAKNTRVVSFDVADLKKAVKGKVHIVVAAANYDQTYDIRFQFDSKSISPLKDGQVEEETPATPETPKPNTPAPETNNGGAGQETAQLKDGVYKLPFSMKKADKDEPSRMNDYVVSPATLVVKNGRHFVSYTVKNSSAITSFQVGTGGKYEETLVAKTDQKADTRVIQYEAKSLSGDQEARVKIDIPAANYHEKYDVKLIYDTKGIAHGEGSGIATVIGDDESIGFVKNPNDHDSQTNQLVNLAPEETGAEQMTFTPSDDQTKSETGQLNPKTGDPSLLWGYILLFGGSLFVLVRKYQTKAR